Proteins from one Bradyrhizobium roseum genomic window:
- a CDS encoding tetratricopeptide repeat protein, whose product MRFHSDIRKLIAASLLCVAFAEGASATGVEPAKDLRVDPALCLAAAHSRNDDKTIVACGALIDNAKTEKPDRVKALTARGGAYERKDMIERAIADYDGALRLDPSLADIHNTRGELWRKKGDLPKAVADFAAAIKLNPDHVLARANHRALAQEVERLGALKAVAGKPSFNCAIARRKVEKAICANPELADLDRQVQGSYVRTVAEKLTPQLARKLKREQEEYISRRNAEYGRPGYDLKKAMLDRLQRINGIDGY is encoded by the coding sequence ATGCGATTTCATTCCGACATCCGCAAACTGATTGCGGCTTCCTTGCTGTGCGTCGCATTTGCTGAAGGTGCGTCCGCGACCGGCGTCGAACCCGCCAAGGACTTGCGCGTCGACCCCGCGCTCTGCCTCGCCGCCGCGCACTCGCGTAACGACGACAAGACGATCGTGGCCTGTGGCGCGCTGATCGACAACGCCAAGACGGAAAAGCCCGACCGCGTCAAGGCGCTGACCGCGCGCGGCGGCGCCTATGAACGCAAGGACATGATCGAGCGCGCCATCGCCGACTATGACGGCGCGCTGCGGCTCGATCCCTCGCTCGCCGATATTCACAACACGCGCGGCGAACTCTGGCGCAAGAAAGGCGACCTGCCGAAGGCGGTGGCGGATTTCGCCGCGGCGATCAAGCTCAATCCGGATCACGTCTTGGCCCGGGCCAACCACCGTGCGCTGGCGCAGGAGGTGGAGCGGCTCGGTGCGCTGAAGGCGGTCGCCGGGAAGCCGAGTTTCAATTGCGCCATCGCCCGCCGCAAGGTCGAAAAGGCGATCTGCGCGAACCCCGAACTTGCCGATCTCGATCGCCAGGTTCAGGGATCGTATGTCAGGACAGTCGCTGAGAAGCTGACGCCGCAGCTGGCGCGCAAGCTCAAGCGCGAGCAGGAGGAATACATCTCCCGCCGCAACGCTGAATACGGCCGGCCCGGCTACGATCTGAAAAAGGCGATGCTCGACCGCCTGCAGCGCATCAACGGGATCGACGGGTACTAG
- a CDS encoding helix-turn-helix transcriptional regulator, which translates to MRASRLLSILTTLQARGQVTAPALAEANEVSVRTIYRDIDALAAAGIPVYADRGAEGGYRLLDGYRVRLNGLSQPEAEALFMTGLPGPAAALGLEPAMLAAQTKLMAALPASLRPNAGRMQERFHLDAPSWFGESEQPKHLRAIAGAVLRENPIEIRYQSWRAEKRRRIAPLGLVLKGGSWYLAGQVDGSVRTYRVARVLDCNVLDERFERPAGFDLAAYWLAATTRLEGEMHPNTATVRLSPFGIKLLNALSQPYVKTRTRIEENADADGWRIAFVPIGKTVWHAAAELLRLGAEAEVLAPAELRDKMTELTQAMAARYRTAQHGYQDRKTRSRTTKHS; encoded by the coding sequence ATGCGCGCGAGCCGGCTGCTTTCGATCCTCACCACCCTGCAGGCGCGGGGACAGGTCACCGCGCCTGCACTCGCCGAGGCTAACGAGGTTTCGGTGCGCACCATCTATCGCGACATTGATGCGCTTGCCGCCGCCGGCATTCCCGTCTACGCCGATCGCGGCGCGGAAGGCGGCTATCGCCTGCTCGACGGCTATCGCGTGCGACTGAACGGACTGTCGCAGCCGGAGGCCGAGGCGCTGTTCATGACGGGCCTGCCGGGTCCCGCCGCCGCGCTCGGCCTCGAGCCCGCGATGCTGGCTGCGCAGACCAAGCTGATGGCGGCGCTGCCGGCCAGTCTGCGTCCGAACGCCGGCCGGATGCAGGAGCGCTTTCATCTCGATGCGCCGAGCTGGTTTGGCGAATCCGAGCAGCCAAAACATCTGCGTGCCATCGCGGGCGCTGTGCTGCGCGAAAACCCGATCGAAATCCGCTACCAGAGCTGGCGGGCCGAGAAGCGCCGGCGCATCGCGCCGCTCGGCCTCGTGCTGAAAGGCGGCAGCTGGTATCTCGCTGGGCAGGTCGACGGCAGCGTGCGGACCTATCGCGTGGCGCGCGTGCTCGATTGCAACGTTCTCGACGAACGCTTCGAGCGACCCGCCGGTTTCGACCTCGCCGCCTATTGGCTTGCGGCGACCACGCGGCTCGAAGGCGAGATGCACCCGAACACCGCCACTGTACGGCTGTCGCCGTTCGGCATCAAACTGCTCAACGCCTTGAGCCAGCCATACGTGAAGACGCGCACCCGCATCGAGGAGAACGCCGATGCCGACGGCTGGCGGATCGCGTTCGTTCCGATCGGCAAAACGGTGTGGCATGCGGCGGCCGAACTGCTTCGTCTCGGCGCCGAGGCGGAAGTGCTGGCGCCGGCCGAGCTGCGCGACAAGATGACCGAACTGACGCAGGCCATGGCCGCGCGCTACCGGACGGCGCAACATGGTTACCAGGATCGAAAGACCCGGTCCCGCACCACGAAACATTCCTGA
- a CDS encoding SDR family NAD(P)-dependent oxidoreductase, translating into MERLKGKTAMVVGAGSIGPGWGNGKATAVTFAREGAQVFCVDRNAAAARETADIITGEGGKATAFTADVSREAEVEAMVAACVKAYGRIDLLDNNVGIAEMGSVVEVNEASWDRVFAVNLKSAYFAMKHVIPVMQKQGGGSIINISSIASIRHLGISYVTYGASKAAMNQMTRTTAVQFARDHVRVNCILPGLMKTPMVEHSAGLAASYSAGDVEAMWRARDAQVPMGHMGDAWDVAHAALFLASDESKYVTGIELIVDGGITSKSGA; encoded by the coding sequence ATGGAACGGCTGAAGGGCAAGACGGCGATGGTGGTGGGGGCGGGCTCGATCGGTCCCGGCTGGGGCAATGGCAAGGCGACCGCCGTCACCTTTGCGCGCGAGGGCGCGCAGGTGTTTTGCGTCGACCGCAACGCCGCAGCAGCCAGGGAGACCGCGGACATCATCACCGGCGAGGGCGGCAAGGCGACCGCCTTCACCGCCGACGTCTCGCGCGAGGCCGAGGTCGAAGCGATGGTGGCGGCGTGCGTGAAGGCCTATGGCCGCATCGACTTGCTCGACAACAATGTCGGCATCGCCGAAATGGGAAGCGTCGTCGAGGTGAACGAGGCGAGCTGGGATCGCGTCTTTGCGGTGAACCTCAAGAGCGCCTATTTCGCCATGAAGCATGTGATTCCCGTGATGCAGAAGCAGGGCGGCGGTTCGATCATCAACATCTCGTCGATCGCCTCGATCCGCCATCTCGGCATTTCCTACGTCACCTACGGCGCCTCGAAGGCAGCGATGAACCAGATGACGCGCACGACCGCCGTGCAGTTCGCGCGCGACCATGTCCGCGTCAATTGCATCCTGCCGGGCCTGATGAAGACGCCGATGGTCGAGCACTCGGCGGGATTGGCGGCCAGCTATTCGGCCGGCGATGTCGAGGCGATGTGGCGGGCGCGCGATGCGCAGGTGCCGATGGGCCACATGGGCGATGCCTGGGACGTCGCCCATGCCGCGCTGTTTCTGGCCTCCGACGAATCGAAATATGTCACCGGGATCGAGCTGATTGTGGACGGCGGCATCACGAGCAAGTCGGGCGCGTAG
- a CDS encoding propionyl-CoA synthetase gives MNIQSNSRYHEVHARSLADPEGFWAEAAREIDWIEPAKKIFDPSMGAYGRWFTGAVVNTCYNALDRHVANGRADQLALIHDSPLTNSVSKFTYAEMLKEVQTLAAVMQDFGVAKGDRVILYMPLVPEAVFAMLACARIGAVHSVVFGGFAAKELATRIEDAKPKLILSASCGIEPGRIVQYKPLLDEAIRLSSVKPENCIILQRPQQTCELTAGRDHDWATLRDAALKAGKAAPCTPVLATDPLYILYTSGTTGIPKGVVRDNGGHLVALKWSMFNLYGVKPGEVWWCGSDIGWVVGHSYIVYGPLIHGATSIMYEGKPVGTPDAGAFWRVIAEHKAVALFTAPTAFRAIRKEDPDGSFIRKYDLSKLRTLFLAGERADPPTVEWAEAQLKVPVIDHWWQTETGWCIAGNPVGLGTLPVKHGSPTVPMPGYQVDVVDEASKPVPAGTMGSIVIKLPMPPACLPTLWQQDERFKEAYLNEFPGYYKTSDAGYKDEDGYIWVMGRTDDIINVAGHRLSTGGMEEILASHPDVAECAVLGIKDAIKGEVPCGFLVLKAGVSRAPIDIEKEIVALVRDKLGPVAAFKLAITVGRLPKTRSGKILRGTIKKIADGESWSMPATIEDPKVLDEIGDALKGRV, from the coding sequence ATGAACATTCAGAGCAACAGCCGGTATCACGAGGTTCACGCCCGCTCGCTGGCTGATCCGGAAGGGTTCTGGGCCGAGGCGGCGCGCGAGATCGACTGGATCGAACCGGCGAAGAAGATCTTCGATCCGTCGATGGGGGCGTATGGCCGCTGGTTTACCGGCGCCGTCGTCAATACCTGCTACAACGCGCTCGACCGCCATGTTGCGAACGGCCGCGCCGACCAGCTGGCGCTGATCCACGATTCGCCGCTCACCAACTCGGTCTCGAAATTCACCTATGCCGAGATGCTGAAGGAGGTCCAGACGCTCGCCGCCGTCATGCAGGATTTTGGCGTCGCCAAGGGCGACCGCGTTATTCTCTATATGCCGCTGGTGCCGGAAGCGGTGTTCGCGATGCTGGCCTGCGCGCGGATCGGCGCGGTGCATTCCGTGGTGTTCGGCGGCTTTGCCGCAAAAGAGCTCGCGACCCGGATCGAGGACGCCAAGCCGAAGCTCATTTTGTCGGCCAGCTGCGGCATCGAGCCCGGTCGTATCGTGCAGTACAAGCCGCTGCTCGACGAGGCGATCCGGCTGTCGAGCGTCAAGCCTGAAAACTGCATCATCCTGCAGCGACCGCAGCAGACCTGCGAGCTCACCGCCGGGCGCGATCACGACTGGGCCACGCTGCGGGACGCCGCGCTCAAGGCCGGCAAAGCAGCGCCGTGCACGCCGGTGCTGGCGACCGACCCGCTCTATATTCTCTATACGTCAGGCACCACGGGAATCCCCAAGGGCGTGGTGCGCGACAATGGCGGGCATCTGGTCGCGCTGAAATGGTCGATGTTCAATCTCTACGGCGTCAAGCCAGGCGAGGTCTGGTGGTGCGGCTCCGACATCGGCTGGGTGGTGGGCCACAGTTACATCGTCTATGGCCCGCTGATCCATGGCGCGACCTCGATCATGTACGAGGGTAAGCCCGTCGGCACGCCGGATGCCGGCGCGTTCTGGCGCGTGATCGCCGAACACAAGGCGGTGGCGCTGTTCACGGCGCCGACCGCGTTCCGCGCGATTCGGAAAGAAGATCCGGACGGATCGTTCATCCGCAAATACGATCTATCGAAACTCCGGACGCTGTTTCTGGCCGGCGAGCGGGCCGATCCGCCGACGGTGGAGTGGGCGGAAGCGCAATTGAAAGTGCCGGTCATCGACCATTGGTGGCAGACCGAAACCGGCTGGTGCATCGCCGGCAACCCGGTGGGCCTGGGCACGCTGCCGGTCAAGCACGGCTCGCCGACGGTGCCGATGCCGGGCTACCAGGTCGACGTGGTCGACGAGGCGTCAAAGCCGGTGCCCGCGGGCACCATGGGCTCGATCGTGATCAAGCTGCCGATGCCGCCGGCCTGCCTGCCGACGCTGTGGCAGCAGGACGAGCGCTTCAAGGAGGCCTACCTCAACGAGTTCCCCGGCTACTACAAGACCTCGGACGCCGGCTACAAGGATGAGGACGGCTATATCTGGGTGATGGGTCGCACCGACGACATCATCAATGTCGCCGGCCACCGGCTCTCCACCGGCGGCATGGAGGAAATTCTGGCCTCGCATCCCGACGTCGCCGAATGCGCGGTGCTCGGCATCAAGGACGCGATCAAGGGCGAAGTGCCCTGCGGCTTCCTGGTGCTGAAGGCCGGCGTGTCGCGCGCGCCGATCGATATTGAAAAAGAGATCGTGGCGCTGGTGCGCGACAAGCTCGGCCCCGTCGCTGCGTTCAAGCTTGCGATCACCGTCGGCCGCCTGCCGAAGACGCGCTCGGGAAAAATCCTGCGCGGCACCATCAAGAAGATCGCCGACGGCGAAAGCTGGAGCATGCCGGCCACCATCGAGGATCCCAAGGTGCTCGACGAAATCGGCGACGCGCTGAAGGGCAGGGTGTAG
- a CDS encoding ankyrin repeat domain-containing protein: MNPLPDRLNLDHLKKQAKQLIRLYRSRDAAAMARFRSALPAAAGLGDDALLSLGLRLHDAQSCIAREHGFASWHDLKRYVEVQAVAQQERAIRVLHWAQLLYAGDVSGTVNRANPRVALRILADDPDLAAGDPWLACAIGDDRALRQATQADPAWVNQSGGPLRLPPLVAVAHSSLLRVEEFRERLHRCAALLIADGADVNQRIHSRWPPGSLSEPNQNCPLSTLYGAAGSNHDPVLTRLLLEAGADPNDGESLYHSLENPDCTRLLLEHGARIAGSNAIYRAIDLEDATALKLLLAHGGDPNEPAQNPPLTDWGSPLAWAIYRRRPLHAKALLDAGADPSRATREGISPYRLALQFGMTEAAALLQAQTDAPEISDDERFVAACARNDEASARAVVSRRPDLPSGLSAAQLRLLPDMTAAGANDVVKLMVRLGWPIAVRGGDWDASALNLAVFRGDAGLTRFLLEHGAKWTEQHGHRDNACGTLGWASCNEPVDGGDWVGCARALLDHGMPGATAIPDDPERVLIAGTRKRFSEEVTEELLG; this comes from the coding sequence ATGAATCCGCTCCCCGATCGGCTGAACCTCGATCATCTGAAAAAGCAAGCCAAGCAGTTGATCCGCCTCTATCGAAGCCGCGATGCGGCGGCGATGGCGCGGTTTCGCAGCGCGCTGCCGGCTGCGGCAGGCCTCGGCGATGACGCTCTTTTGAGCTTGGGATTGCGCCTGCACGATGCGCAATCCTGCATCGCGCGCGAACACGGCTTTGCGTCCTGGCACGATCTGAAGCGCTACGTCGAGGTGCAGGCGGTGGCGCAGCAGGAGCGCGCCATTCGCGTGCTGCACTGGGCGCAGTTGCTTTATGCCGGAGACGTCAGCGGCACGGTCAACCGCGCAAACCCGCGCGTCGCGTTGCGGATTCTGGCCGATGATCCCGATCTGGCTGCGGGCGATCCCTGGCTTGCCTGCGCGATCGGTGACGACCGCGCGCTGCGGCAGGCGACACAGGCCGATCCCGCATGGGTCAACCAGTCGGGCGGCCCCCTGCGATTGCCGCCGCTTGTCGCCGTGGCCCATTCGAGCCTGCTGCGCGTGGAGGAGTTCCGCGAAAGGCTGCATCGCTGCGCGGCGTTGCTGATCGCTGACGGCGCCGACGTCAACCAGCGCATTCACAGCCGCTGGCCGCCGGGATCGCTGAGCGAACCCAATCAGAACTGTCCGCTCTCGACGCTCTACGGCGCGGCAGGCAGCAACCACGATCCGGTGCTGACCAGATTGTTGCTCGAAGCCGGCGCGGATCCCAATGACGGCGAATCTCTCTATCATTCGCTGGAAAACCCGGACTGCACGCGCCTGTTGCTGGAGCACGGCGCGCGTATCGCCGGAAGCAACGCGATCTATCGCGCGATCGATCTCGAGGACGCCACCGCGCTGAAATTGCTGCTGGCGCATGGCGGCGACCCGAACGAACCTGCGCAAAATCCACCGCTGACCGATTGGGGTTCGCCGCTCGCGTGGGCGATCTACCGCCGCCGGCCGCTTCACGCAAAAGCTCTGCTGGATGCGGGCGCCGACCCGTCGCGCGCTACGCGAGAAGGCATCAGTCCTTACCGTCTGGCGCTGCAGTTCGGGATGACCGAGGCCGCCGCCCTGCTGCAGGCGCAAACCGATGCGCCGGAAATTTCCGACGACGAACGCTTTGTCGCCGCCTGCGCGCGCAACGACGAAGCCAGCGCGCGCGCCGTGGTATCGCGACGTCCCGATCTGCCTTCTGGGCTGTCGGCCGCGCAACTGCGCCTGCTGCCGGACATGACTGCGGCGGGCGCTAATGATGTCGTGAAGCTGATGGTCCGACTCGGCTGGCCGATCGCGGTGCGCGGCGGCGACTGGGATGCGTCCGCGCTCAATCTCGCGGTGTTCCGCGGCGATGCCGGCCTGACACGTTTCCTGCTCGAACATGGCGCGAAATGGACGGAGCAGCATGGGCATCGCGACAACGCCTGCGGCACGCTCGGCTGGGCATCGTGCAACGAGCCGGTCGACGGCGGCGACTGGGTCGGCTGCGCGCGCGCCTTGCTCGATCACGGCATGCCCGGCGCAACCGCCATTCCTGACGATCCCGAACGGGTGCTGATCGCCGGCACACGAAAGCGGTTCTCCGAAGAGGTCACCGAGGAGCTGTTGGGATAA
- a CDS encoding TRAP transporter permease, whose product MAADKTLPPNEEIVAVSDEALQKAESFVEAEEGAANRLLGWAGKISTAIAVVMSLFHLYAAYAIVPTQELRYTHVAFTLVLSFLLFPLATRFRNRVRWWDIVPGIVAVATIVYALWGGDDFTDRATMPDRWDVIVGIVFIILLLEATRRTTGAIMPVVSLLFIAYAMLGPHLPAPWTHRGYDVDRLIGHLFITLEGIFGVAVDVSATLIILFTIYGAFLQQSGAGKFFIDFSLALMGGKPNSAGRTVVLSSFLLGGPSGSGVATTVMIGTVAYPMMAKAGFEKNAAGGLLAAGGLGAILSPPVLGAAAFLIAEFLKISYLDVIWMATIPTCLYYMSLLFMVELDAKKFGARDVDFKPEMSLGEMTKRYGFHFISLLAVVVFMVIGYSPSLSVFYAIVVTFALSFLRKETALMPAKLVKALADGSIGALNAATTCACAGIVVGIVTLTGLGLKFSAIVISYAGGSLLLTAIYTSLIVWIIGLAVPVTASYIICAVIAAPALIKLGVPDYAAHMFIFYYAVLSEVSPPTALSPFAAAAITGGDPYKTTLQSWKYTLPAFLVPFVFVLDPQGVGLLLSIPKGGSWVDVLEITIKTTFGLLALASFAQNWALRQNTPVERSLLLLSGLLLVFPSLIEAIVEWIIGRDISYTYVPGLIIGLGVVLWQARTRSPARPALTT is encoded by the coding sequence ATGGCCGCAGACAAGACATTGCCACCCAACGAAGAGATCGTTGCGGTATCCGATGAAGCGCTGCAGAAGGCGGAATCCTTCGTCGAGGCGGAAGAAGGCGCGGCCAACCGCCTGTTGGGATGGGCAGGGAAAATTTCGACCGCGATCGCGGTGGTGATGAGCCTGTTTCACCTCTACGCGGCCTACGCGATCGTTCCGACCCAGGAACTGCGCTACACCCATGTCGCCTTCACCCTGGTGCTTAGTTTCCTGCTGTTTCCGCTGGCGACGCGCTTTCGCAACCGCGTGCGCTGGTGGGATATCGTTCCCGGGATCGTCGCGGTCGCCACCATCGTCTATGCGCTGTGGGGCGGCGACGACTTCACCGACCGCGCCACCATGCCGGACCGCTGGGACGTCATCGTCGGCATTGTCTTCATCATCCTGCTGCTGGAAGCGACGCGCCGCACCACCGGCGCGATCATGCCTGTCGTTTCGCTCCTGTTCATCGCCTATGCGATGCTCGGCCCGCATCTGCCGGCGCCCTGGACCCATCGCGGCTATGACGTGGACCGGCTGATCGGCCACCTCTTCATCACGCTGGAAGGCATTTTCGGCGTCGCGGTCGACGTCTCGGCGACGCTGATCATCCTGTTCACGATCTATGGCGCATTCCTGCAGCAGTCCGGCGCCGGGAAATTCTTCATCGACTTCTCGCTGGCGCTGATGGGCGGCAAGCCGAACAGCGCCGGCCGCACGGTCGTGCTGTCGTCGTTCCTGCTCGGCGGTCCCTCCGGATCGGGCGTCGCCACCACCGTGATGATCGGCACCGTGGCCTATCCGATGATGGCGAAGGCCGGCTTCGAGAAGAATGCCGCGGGCGGCCTGCTCGCAGCCGGTGGTTTGGGCGCGATCCTGTCGCCGCCGGTGCTGGGCGCAGCCGCGTTCCTGATCGCCGAGTTCCTCAAGATCAGCTATCTCGACGTGATCTGGATGGCGACCATTCCGACCTGCCTCTACTACATGTCGCTGCTGTTCATGGTCGAACTGGACGCCAAGAAGTTCGGCGCCAGGGATGTCGACTTCAAGCCGGAAATGTCGCTCGGCGAAATGACGAAGCGCTACGGCTTCCATTTCATCTCGCTGCTGGCCGTGGTTGTGTTCATGGTGATCGGCTACTCGCCGTCGCTGTCGGTGTTCTACGCCATCGTTGTCACCTTCGCGCTTTCGTTCCTGCGCAAGGAAACCGCGCTGATGCCGGCCAAGCTGGTCAAGGCGCTGGCCGACGGCTCGATCGGCGCGCTGAACGCCGCGACGACCTGCGCCTGCGCCGGCATCGTCGTGGGCATCGTGACACTGACCGGACTCGGCCTGAAATTCTCGGCGATCGTCATCAGCTATGCCGGCGGCAGCCTGCTGCTCACGGCGATCTACACCTCGCTGATCGTCTGGATCATCGGCCTCGCAGTGCCGGTGACGGCCTCCTACATCATCTGCGCGGTCATCGCGGCGCCTGCGCTGATCAAGCTCGGCGTGCCCGACTATGCCGCGCACATGTTCATCTTCTACTATGCGGTGCTGTCCGAGGTGTCGCCGCCGACGGCGCTGTCTCCGTTCGCGGCCGCTGCCATCACCGGCGGCGATCCCTACAAGACCACGCTGCAATCCTGGAAATACACGCTGCCTGCGTTCCTGGTGCCGTTCGTGTTCGTGCTCGACCCGCAGGGCGTCGGCCTCCTGCTGTCGATCCCGAAGGGTGGATCCTGGGTCGATGTCCTGGAGATCACGATCAAGACGACCTTCGGCCTGCTAGCGCTGGCCTCCTTCGCCCAGAACTGGGCGCTGCGACAAAATACACCGGTCGAGCGCAGCCTGCTTCTGCTATCCGGGTTGCTGCTGGTGTTCCCGAGCCTGATCGAGGCGATCGTCGAATGGATCATCGGCCGCGATATCAGCTACACCTACGTCCCAGGCCTGATCATCGGCCTCGGCGTGGTGTTGTGGCAGGCCAGAACGCGGTCGCCAGCGCGGCCCGCTCTAACGACATAG
- a CDS encoding EAL domain-containing response regulator, which produces MEQVNISEHARAAHFGHRKLTPRACVIDSKKHLRLFLSDALEDLGFVTCECGQAGDLAGLLQTEHPDLILLSVCVDGINVGEILEAIVRKNFGGKVLVIGQPDSIMVKAVRQIGDEYGIAMLPSLPTPFGAASLRASVAELLPAEPAPSPAVDVAEALKAGWLELWYQQKINTRSLAPGGAEALVRMRHPAWGVVPPAYFIPDDKDPHFRKLSEFVIGRAIDDWRYLLESQGPVDLSINLPVAFLGDGAAVRDLCRAIPAHPAFGGLLIEIDSGEANEHADLVLDAARALRLHNIALSVDHVGAEWPSLLELPSFPFAELKVDQQYINGCADDRLKQTVCRSIVELAHDNGARAIAQGIETRADFLAAHDMGFDLVQGHLFGKPVAVRKFARSRPQLAPGSDKPS; this is translated from the coding sequence ATGGAGCAAGTCAACATCAGCGAACATGCGCGCGCGGCGCATTTCGGACATCGCAAGCTGACACCGCGGGCCTGCGTCATCGACAGCAAGAAACATCTTCGGCTGTTTCTTTCCGATGCGCTCGAGGATCTCGGCTTTGTGACCTGCGAGTGCGGTCAGGCCGGCGATCTGGCGGGCCTGCTGCAGACCGAGCACCCGGACTTGATCTTGCTCAGCGTATGTGTCGACGGCATCAATGTCGGCGAAATTCTCGAAGCCATCGTGCGGAAGAATTTCGGCGGCAAGGTGCTCGTCATCGGCCAGCCCGACTCGATCATGGTGAAGGCGGTCAGGCAAATCGGCGACGAGTACGGCATCGCCATGTTGCCCTCATTGCCCACGCCGTTCGGCGCGGCGAGCCTGCGCGCCAGCGTCGCGGAGTTGCTGCCCGCCGAGCCGGCGCCAAGCCCGGCGGTCGATGTCGCCGAGGCGCTGAAGGCCGGCTGGCTCGAATTGTGGTACCAGCAGAAGATCAACACGCGCTCGCTGGCGCCTGGCGGCGCTGAAGCGCTGGTCCGGATGAGACATCCCGCCTGGGGCGTAGTCCCGCCGGCCTATTTCATTCCCGACGACAAGGACCCGCATTTTCGAAAACTGTCCGAATTCGTGATCGGCCGCGCCATCGACGACTGGCGCTACCTCCTGGAGAGCCAGGGCCCGGTCGATCTCTCGATCAACCTGCCGGTGGCGTTTCTGGGCGACGGTGCGGCGGTACGCGATCTCTGCCGCGCCATACCGGCGCACCCCGCCTTTGGCGGGCTCTTGATCGAAATCGACAGCGGCGAAGCCAACGAACATGCGGACCTCGTCCTGGACGCCGCGCGTGCCCTGCGCCTGCACAACATCGCGCTCTCCGTCGACCATGTCGGCGCGGAGTGGCCGTCTTTGCTGGAGCTTCCGAGTTTTCCGTTCGCCGAACTCAAGGTCGACCAGCAATACATCAACGGCTGCGCGGACGACCGCCTGAAGCAGACGGTGTGCCGCAGCATCGTCGAACTCGCGCACGACAACGGTGCCCGCGCCATCGCGCAGGGGATCGAAACCCGCGCCGATTTCCTGGCCGCGCATGATATGGGATTCGATCTCGTGCAGGGCCACCTGTTCGGCAAGCCGGTGGCGGTGCGGAAGTTTGCGCGTTCCCGCCCTCAGCTCGCACCCGGCTCCGACAAACCTTCCTGA
- a CDS encoding TAXI family TRAP transporter solute-binding subunit has protein sequence MRKTTAALAITLGLALAGAAYAQQKTMSIGTGGTGGVYYPLGGAVANVLSKSLPNVQATAEVTGGSVDNLKLIGAGKSELGFTMADAALDALNGEDKFKSGKLPLQALLVVYPNRMHVVTVEGSGINTMADLKGKRVSTGSPGSATEVMAFRVIEAAGLDKDKDLKRERLGVAESVNAVKDRKIDAFFWVGGIPTAAVTDLAATPNIKMKLIDHGDLAEKMNAKYGKLYTASKIKAGSYPGYDKDNAITEVWNLIVTGDKMSNDDAYAIVKTLVEKKADIVAVHKEAESFSLSNQVQERSPIPFHPGALKYFKEQGIGK, from the coding sequence ATGAGAAAAACCACAGCCGCATTGGCGATCACTCTGGGGCTCGCCCTCGCGGGCGCCGCCTATGCCCAGCAAAAAACAATGTCGATCGGAACCGGTGGCACCGGTGGCGTCTATTATCCGCTCGGCGGCGCGGTCGCCAACGTGCTGTCGAAGAGCCTGCCCAACGTGCAGGCCACCGCCGAGGTCACCGGCGGCTCGGTCGACAATCTCAAGCTGATCGGCGCCGGCAAGAGCGAGCTTGGCTTCACCATGGCCGACGCCGCGCTCGATGCGCTGAACGGCGAGGACAAGTTCAAGAGCGGCAAGCTGCCGCTGCAGGCGCTGCTGGTGGTCTATCCGAACCGCATGCACGTGGTGACGGTGGAAGGCAGCGGCATCAACACCATGGCGGACCTCAAGGGCAAGCGCGTTTCGACCGGCTCGCCTGGCAGCGCCACCGAAGTGATGGCGTTCCGCGTTATCGAGGCTGCCGGCCTCGACAAGGACAAGGATTTGAAGCGCGAACGACTCGGCGTCGCCGAATCCGTCAACGCGGTCAAGGACCGCAAGATCGACGCGTTCTTCTGGGTCGGCGGCATTCCGACCGCCGCGGTGACCGACCTCGCAGCGACGCCCAACATCAAGATGAAGCTGATCGACCATGGCGACCTCGCCGAGAAGATGAACGCCAAATACGGCAAGCTCTACACGGCGAGCAAGATCAAGGCGGGCTCCTATCCCGGCTACGACAAGGACAATGCCATCACCGAGGTCTGGAATCTGATCGTCACCGGTGACAAGATGAGCAATGACGACGCCTACGCCATCGTCAAGACACTGGTGGAGAAGAAGGCCGATATCGTCGCCGTGCACAAGGAAGCCGAGAGTTTCTCGCTCAGCAACCAGGTGCAGGAGCGTTCGCCGATCCCGTTCCATCCCGGCGCGCTGAAATATTTCAAGGAGCAGGGCATCGGCAAGTAA